The genomic DNA TTTCCAGGATTCATTGCTCCTCCACCAGCTGTCATTAAATTATTGGCTGTTTTGACTAATAAAGGAGTTTGCTGTAGCGATGCTTGATGACgctgttgttgatgttgctgttgctgttgttgttgttgttgttgtagTAGTAGTGActtttgatgttgttgTAGCTGCGGCTGTGACATAGCTGGTATCTGTTGTGATTGTTGTGATTGTTGCTGCGATTGTACATGCCACATCATATTATTCCTTGGAGTAGCGTAAGCAACTCGTAAGCATCTTCCTTGACACCAAACACCATTCATTTCGATAAGTGCTCTTCGACGCTCTTCTTCGTTTCCAAATCTAACAAATCCAAAACAACGAGAAGCCCCAGTGATTGGATCAGTCATCACACGAACTGTTTTAACTGATCTAAatttctgttgaaataatGATAGTAGGTCAGCCTCTGTAGCTGTGGGTGATAAGTCACCGACGAACAATGAAAATTCGGGTCTTGATGGAATAGAGCTTTGTAATGTCGCCCCGGATGCCCAATTCAGTCTAAAGTTCCTCTGACCTGATCCATTCGTCAGCATATTAGTAGAGTCTGATTTAATGTTGGGCAATGGTGTAGAATTTAAGGATAAAGCATATTGAGCATCATTTTGAGTTTCAAATTCCACGAAACAATAACCGGCATGATGTAGCGGGGTCGTAGCTGGATCAATAAAAGACACACCATTGatgttgattttttgagcattttccaaaacatCATGTTCAGAGCCACCTGTTCCACTATTATCATTGACAGCAGATCCGGAACGCGATAATTGTGCTGCCGCTAGAGATGAGGGAGATTCGTTTGAGTTTGTGTTGGTCGGAGAAGAGGAGGTGGTGGCAGTGGAAGTTGTATTTGTGGCAGCAGCCGTCGAGCTACAGGGAATCAACAGATTCTTCTTTGCCCTTATTAGTTTCACGAAAACCGTCTTATTCAGCTGCTGCCATATTTGCTGAATGGTGGCCTCATCAAAAGTTGGATCCAAGTCACCCATCCACAAAGTTCTTGGTGGTTCTGAAGAAGTTTCGATAGTAGCAGAAGGTGGCAGTGGGATCACTGTCCCACTCGACTCAGCTACTGCGCTTGCTACTTGCTGCAGAGGCACCTGTGATTGCgattgttgttgctgttgctgttgctgttgctgttgctgttgctgttgctgttgctgttgctgttgctgcatTGCTTCAAAATGATCATCGGACATCGTAAATAACAAAAGTTAAATTAAGCGGTATTAAATGAACAAAGACGGAAAAATCAATAATgtaataatgaaaatagaCGTGAAACAAAACGGAATAAAAGAACAGTgctattatttttcttatGTGAAAGCTGCTGAGAACACTCTTTTTCTGACGTGTATTTAAATAGAAATCTGGacaatcaaaaacaaaattagATGGAAAAAAGTCTTATAAAAACCCAACCTTTTTAAATTCAGCAGTTTTATAGAGTCTGGTTTCATACACAATATCAAACAATAGAATAAAATCCCCAGATATAAGTTATATCTTTACTGTATCATTATTGTGAAAACAATATTCGGTGGAATGTGTTTTTGACAATTTTACCTTTTCCATTTCCCTTTTTCAATGCTAAGAaaatttgttcaaaaatctaATGGATTTGCCTGAAACGCAATAAAAATGGAA from Zygotorulaspora mrakii chromosome 7, complete sequence includes the following:
- the NGR1 gene encoding Ngr1p (similar to Saccharomyces cerevisiae NGR1 (YBR212W); ancestral locus Anc_6.104) codes for the protein MSDDHFEAMQQQQQQQQQQQQQQQQQQQQQQSQSQVPLQQVASAVAESSGTVIPLPPSATIETSSEPPRTLWMGDLDPTFDEATIQQIWQQLNKTVFVKLIRAKKNLLIPCSSTAAATNTTSTATTSSSPTNTNSNESPSSLAAAQLSRSGSAVNDNSGTGGSEHDVLENAQKININGVSFIDPATTPLHHAGYCFVEFETQNDAQYALSLNSTPLPNIKSDSTNMLTNGSGQRNFRLNWASGATLQSSIPSRPEFSLFVGDLSPTATEADLLSLFQQKFRSVKTVRVMTDPITGASRCFGFVRFGNEEERRRALIEMNGVWCQGRCLRVAYATPRNNMMWHVQSQQQSQQSQQIPAMSQPQLQQHQKSLLLQQQQQQQQQQHQQQRHQASLQQTPLLVKTANNLMTAGGGAMNPGNLISIPMSQKPSTSSISSNSTINSVSNPEFSSTQTYTTDPNNTTVFIGGLTPKINEAQLQALFSPFGNIITVKIPQGKNCGFVKYENRIDAEAAIQGMQGFIVGGNPIRLSWGRNTSSNQSSNGSGSSNNHNNGLQLPSHQYIPQVNYGAYQYVPMGHTTSTSSISSQPMDMYQKINANPLMLQQSQNMPPQQLWNNNVSWNNVVGSNMYGETGQMINQQMMQNMQQQHEQQQQELHQQQQQPQQHQQHQPQQQSYYRSPNGQYSMISDASTGNSYGGGMNFNNSTKNSRDIPPIHPSVLR